TTCAAAGCCGGCACTGGTTCCCAGAAGTTTGTTCTGACTTTCAACAAGCCGGAAGACCCTGTCTTTTTCAGGAGGAAACTGCGATTCATAAGCGCGAATCGATTCCAATTTTTGCTCTAGTGTATCTGAAATGTCTACCACAAACTGACCGCTGCCCTCCGGGTAATTCAATGATCCAAAGCCGAGGGGAAACCAGACCTGTTTTTTGATCGTGTGCGGCTCGGTATGGTCGAAATGTTCGTTCCATTTTGTCAGACGTGAGTAAAAAACGGCGGCATCAGTAATCTGCATGGCTTGCCAGTGGTCGGGGGAAGCCATCGGAGTTTTTCCGGCAAGTCCCAGAACAACCTGAGGACGATATTTGCGAAAGAGAGAGGCTAATGCAACTCGATTTTCAAAGCTATCGAACAGACGACGATTGGTCAGTTCCAATGTTTTGCGAACATGAATTCCCAGAATGTCTGCTGCATTCCGGGCTTCTTCCAATCGAAATTCAGGCCCTGGGCTCAATGGCGTTGGTTCCCCATCGGTCAAGTCGATGATTCCCACGCGATACCCTTGATGAACGAGTTTTGCCAAGGTCCCTCCACAGGCAATCTCAACATCATCAGGGTGAGCACCAACGGCGATTACGTCAAGTGGTTCGGGAAGTTCTGTATTCATCGGGCCTGTTCTCTACCGCACTCAGGTTTCACTCGTGCGTTTTCAAATATTTGTATGAAATCCTGGTCACTCATTTTTCATAAAACAAAAACCGTCGAATAAAGTATGAATTGATGAGCGCCCGTTTGGGTTCGAAACTGAGCTATGAAAGCCATTCTTTGTGCTGAACCAGCATTCGTCAACAATGGAAACTCGAATATCTTCAGAATCAGTATAATCTGTAGACTTGGGTTACCGGGAAAGCAGAAACTGGTAGTACCCGGGGAAGCTGAACTTAGGTTTAATTACTATTGCGAGAATGTCGAGTTTTCGATCTGATTTGAAATGCGAGACAGGACAGCAGGAAATTCAAGAGCCGAACATTTTGGATCCATGTGCGATCAAGTCTGGCTTTCGGCGATTTTATTTTCTGCTTCAATGATGATTTCGTGGGTCTCGTGAGGAGTTGTCGCTTCACGTAATTGTTCCACAAAATCAGGCAGCTGCAGCATTCGTCCCAGCCTGGCCAGGACGGAAAGGTGAGTTGATGCGTCGGAGCAGATCACTAGAAAAAAAATGTCAGTGAGTCTGCCGTTTTGGGCACCAAAGGGAATTCCAGTCAGGGTGCGTCCATAAGCGATCAGTGGTTC
This window of the Gimesia fumaroli genome carries:
- a CDS encoding PIG-L family deacetylase codes for the protein MNTELPEPLDVIAVGAHPDDVEIACGGTLAKLVHQGYRVGIIDLTDGEPTPLSPGPEFRLEEARNAADILGIHVRKTLELTNRRLFDSFENRVALASLFRKYRPQVVLGLAGKTPMASPDHWQAMQITDAAVFYSRLTKWNEHFDHTEPHTIKKQVWFPLGFGSLNYPEGSGQFVVDISDTLEQKLESIRAYESQFPPEKDRVFRLVESQNKLLGTSAGFEAGELFICSTTLGVRDLVQTVCP